The following are encoded together in the Melitaea cinxia chromosome 22, ilMelCinx1.1, whole genome shotgun sequence genome:
- the LOC123664381 gene encoding uncharacterized protein LOC123664381 yields MMRTPQKSISEGDLQHLSDSNSTPPNNECRRYKRKRSTENASELTEFKKEIMDTISSWRAQQISDTKQISSSLRTIEDSLKFMSAQYEDMLKKVQEMECERRKDKEHILILENKLENLQKSQRKYSFELKNVPKIDNESKNSLINIVTHLSSTLKVDLQPNDIRDVYRSSSKGEKKPIVVEMSSYVQKTNIMTAVKRYNNLNKSNKLNTSHLGLKCTNTPIFVSDHLTPNGNRLYYLGRQLCVALNYKFCWTHLGDVLVRKDENSPIIKLVNESQIQSLYKPTK; encoded by the coding sequence ATGATGCGTACGCCACAAAAGTCCATTTCTGAAGGAGATCTGCAGCACTTATCTGACTCCAATTCGACACCACCTAATAATGAATGTAGGCGTTATAAGCGTAAGCGCTCAACTGAGAATGCTAGTGAGCTCacagaatttaaaaaagaaattatggATACAATTTCGTCATGGAGGGCACAGCAAATCTCTGATACTAAACAAATATCGTCATCCCTCCGAACAATCGAGGACTCACTGAAATTCATGTCAGCGCAGTATGAagatatgttaaaaaaagtgCAAGAAATGGAATGTGAACGTCGCAAGGATAAAGAACATAtactaattttagaaaataaattggaGAATCTACAAAAAAGCCAAAGAAAGTACTCGTTTGAACTGAAGAATGTTCCAAAAATTGATAATGAATCCAAAAACTCTCTTATTAACATAGTAACGCACTTATCTTCAACACTCAAGGTAGACCTACAGCCTAATGACATTAGGGACGTATATAGATCCTCTTCGAAAGGAGAAAAGAAACCAATAGTTGTCGAAATGTCTTCATATGTGCAAAAAACTAATATCATGACGGCCGTGAAACGATATAACAACCTCAATAAGAGCAATAAATTGAATACCTCTCACCTTGGATTGAAATGTACCAATACTCCGATCTTTGTATCCGACCACCTTACTCCTAATGGGAATAGACTTTACTACCTAGGGAGGCAATTGTGTGTCGCTTTGAATTACAAGTTTTGTTGGACGCATTTGGGTGACGTGCTCGTACGTAAGGATGAAAACTCACCTATTATAAAATTGGTGAATGAATCTCAAATACAGAGTTTGTATAAACCTACTAAATGA